Proteins encoded within one genomic window of Prauserella marina:
- a CDS encoding PQQ-binding-like beta-propeller repeat protein, protein MLFIALFLVTGGTNLAQPVVWTEQTVLDDAPPPLAEQGPAAGEFTEAWRTSLTLPESARFALAGSNIVTGTQDEVFALDARTGEPTWRYREPERKIGSWATTSGTVVIGSSGKAGKHELNHLVGLDAETGRILWEQDNSSSIDPQDMNFGGSVILGGEATNNVIVVDDGDSRKRGIEARTGETLWSLSADDLPDDCVLSPNDMWEFSGKPLMLTIDCPEGDDARSRYGAVAAASGKPLWLSDKNDTDFFAMRNGLGVRVGPGRPPVLLGRDGDELFTASEAKSRCPCAVLEGEDSILLGYRSADDKGTSTVGRIVEIGPEGHVNPVAELPEFQPFQLYTATDERMYSVAAVRPDLSEQPYLPVAAPLLLTTIDKNGDVEHSTLPTAIAGYTEQKWFAAAGDQVFLATLNNDGGETIVHSYSRTGEADPAAPGGIDFAAWPDACALLSGIPERGPYPPPGQEVSVGDVVLPPTTCVGSAELRHVVTLDVVWVARSEDEAAKLLTDVGADIGFGSGQEADQEYDDGTGKVLLRAGAVIVAVTVDDVIDEAGRESILRDVVTNLRELG, encoded by the coding sequence ATGCTCTTCATCGCCCTGTTCCTCGTCACAGGTGGCACCAACCTCGCCCAGCCCGTCGTCTGGACAGAGCAGACCGTGCTGGACGACGCGCCGCCTCCGCTCGCGGAGCAAGGCCCGGCGGCAGGCGAGTTCACCGAAGCCTGGCGGACGTCTCTGACACTGCCCGAGTCGGCCCGATTCGCCTTGGCCGGAAGCAACATCGTCACCGGAACCCAGGATGAGGTCTTCGCACTCGACGCACGCACCGGCGAACCCACCTGGCGCTACCGCGAACCGGAACGAAAAATCGGGTCGTGGGCCACCACATCCGGCACCGTCGTCATCGGCAGTTCGGGGAAAGCTGGCAAGCACGAACTCAACCATCTCGTCGGTCTCGACGCGGAAACAGGAAGAATCCTGTGGGAGCAAGACAATTCGTCGTCTATCGACCCGCAGGACATGAACTTCGGCGGAAGCGTCATCCTCGGCGGGGAGGCGACGAACAACGTGATCGTCGTCGATGATGGCGATTCCCGCAAACGAGGAATCGAAGCGAGGACGGGCGAAACCTTGTGGAGCCTTTCCGCCGACGACCTTCCGGACGACTGCGTGCTGTCCCCGAATGACATGTGGGAGTTCTCCGGCAAACCGCTCATGCTGACCATCGACTGCCCCGAGGGCGACGATGCGCGATCCCGTTACGGCGCGGTGGCTGCCGCTTCCGGAAAACCGCTCTGGCTTTCCGACAAGAACGACACCGACTTCTTCGCCATGCGCAACGGGCTCGGCGTTCGCGTCGGCCCCGGTCGACCGCCGGTACTTCTCGGCCGCGACGGTGACGAACTCTTCACCGCGAGCGAAGCGAAATCGAGATGTCCGTGCGCGGTACTGGAAGGAGAGGACAGCATCCTGCTGGGCTATCGCTCGGCCGACGACAAGGGCACTTCGACGGTGGGCAGAATTGTCGAGATAGGACCGGAGGGTCACGTGAATCCCGTCGCCGAACTGCCGGAATTCCAGCCATTCCAGCTTTACACCGCGACGGACGAGCGGATGTACAGCGTCGCTGCCGTCAGACCCGATCTCAGCGAGCAACCCTATCTTCCGGTCGCCGCGCCGTTGCTGCTGACGACGATCGACAAGAACGGCGACGTCGAACACTCCACTCTTCCCACCGCGATCGCCGGTTACACCGAACAAAAATGGTTCGCGGCGGCGGGAGACCAGGTCTTCCTCGCCACGCTGAACAACGACGGCGGCGAGACCATCGTCCACTCCTATTCGCGCACGGGTGAGGCGGATCCCGCCGCGCCAGGCGGCATCGACTTCGCCGCGTGGCCGGACGCCTGCGCGCTGCTTTCCGGAATACCAGAACGCGGACCGTATCCCCCACCGGGCCAGGAAGTCAGTGTCGGCGACGTGGTTCTGCCACCGACGACGTGCGTCGGCTCGGCGGAGCTGCGGCATGTCGTGACCCTCGACGTCGTGTGGGTCGCGCGCTCGGAGGACGAGGCGGCGAAGCTGCTCACCGACGTGGGCGCGGACATCGGGTTCGGCTCCGGCCAGGAAGCCGACCAGGAATACGACGACGGGACGGGAAAAGTTCTGCTCAGAGCAGGAGCCGTGATCGTCGCGGTCACCGTTGACGACGTCATCGACGAAGCGGGACGCGAGAGCATCCTGCGCGACGTGGTGACCAACCTCCGCGAACTCGGCTGA
- a CDS encoding PucR family transcriptional regulator, giving the protein MVSVRSVVDRVGPTLLHAVYLPADCPAVADVVIAEPGATGHLGAGDLVLAVAAGKPEEASALIEAGAKHGSAAVLAKPPLVGRPALRRAAERAGIGLIEVHAATSWAQLVWLLRTVLDAIADESEPLENGEEGNAGDLFQLADAVASVVDAPVTIEDTNSRVLAYSERQDLTDPARVATIMGRRIPDDVLTRFRSRGVFRDLSKGRQTIFVPGQRDGTLPRLIVPIRMGGELLGSMWAVVAGPVADERAAAFADTAPVVALHLLRRRAHADVRRRASAELLRALLRGELGTRKAVAELDLADEPHRVVVIETTAGETVDGEGLRLALLERISHGIGRRFTAAEDGGLLYAVVADSGRTSAWAQLRDALAGIPSGRKTGALRAAAGSAAPLGELARSRRQAEETLGLLRAGVLDTKVPCFEEVWTELALHRAATAAQAAGITELGPLDAIRAYDTANATDYVETLFEWLRHPGDPRAAAKALRIHPNTLRYRMRKLLDIVPLDLDHPDVRLALLSQLIALRWA; this is encoded by the coding sequence ATGGTTTCGGTACGCAGCGTGGTGGACAGGGTCGGGCCGACCCTGTTGCACGCCGTGTACCTCCCCGCCGACTGTCCCGCCGTCGCCGACGTCGTCATCGCGGAGCCCGGAGCCACCGGCCATCTCGGCGCGGGTGACCTCGTGCTGGCCGTCGCGGCAGGCAAGCCGGAAGAGGCGAGCGCGCTGATCGAGGCGGGCGCGAAGCACGGTTCCGCCGCCGTACTCGCCAAGCCACCGCTCGTGGGCAGACCGGCCCTCCGGCGGGCGGCCGAACGCGCGGGCATCGGCCTCATCGAGGTACACGCCGCGACGTCGTGGGCACAGCTGGTGTGGCTGTTGCGTACCGTGCTCGACGCGATCGCCGACGAATCCGAACCGCTTGAGAACGGCGAGGAAGGCAACGCGGGCGATCTGTTCCAGCTCGCCGACGCCGTCGCGTCCGTTGTGGACGCTCCGGTGACCATTGAGGACACCAACTCGCGGGTGCTGGCCTATTCCGAACGGCAGGATCTCACCGACCCGGCGAGGGTCGCGACCATCATGGGCCGCCGCATTCCCGACGACGTACTCACCAGGTTCCGTTCCCGTGGGGTCTTTCGCGACCTTTCCAAGGGAAGGCAGACGATCTTCGTGCCGGGCCAGCGGGACGGGACCCTGCCGAGGCTCATCGTGCCGATCAGGATGGGCGGCGAACTCCTCGGCTCGATGTGGGCCGTCGTCGCCGGTCCGGTCGCCGACGAAAGGGCAGCCGCTTTCGCCGACACCGCGCCCGTCGTCGCGCTGCACCTGCTGAGGAGGCGGGCACACGCCGACGTCAGGCGCAGGGCGTCGGCCGAGCTGCTGAGGGCGCTACTGCGCGGCGAACTCGGTACCAGGAAAGCGGTCGCGGAACTCGATCTCGCCGATGAACCACACCGCGTCGTCGTCATCGAAACGACAGCAGGCGAGACCGTCGACGGCGAGGGACTGCGGCTCGCGTTGCTCGAACGGATTTCCCACGGCATCGGCCGCAGGTTCACCGCCGCGGAGGACGGCGGCCTGCTCTACGCCGTCGTCGCCGACAGCGGGCGCACCAGCGCGTGGGCCCAGCTTCGCGACGCGCTGGCCGGTATCCCGTCCGGCCGCAAGACGGGGGCGCTTCGGGCGGCGGCCGGCAGCGCGGCACCACTGGGCGAGCTGGCGCGGTCCCGCAGACAGGCGGAAGAAACCCTCGGCCTGCTCAGAGCCGGGGTGCTCGACACGAAGGTTCCGTGCTTCGAAGAAGTGTGGACCGAACTCGCGCTGCACAGGGCCGCGACGGCGGCGCAGGCCGCCGGGATCACCGAACTCGGCCCGCTCGACGCGATCAGGGCCTACGACACGGCGAACGCGACCGACTACGTGGAGACGCTCTTCGAATGGCTTCGCCACCCCGGCGACCCGAGGGCCGCGGCCAAGGCGTTGCGGATCCACCCCAACACGCTGCGGTACCGGATGCGCAAGCTGCTCGACATCGTGCCGCTCGACCTCGACCATCCCGACGTCAGACTGGCGCTGCTCAGCCAGCTCATCGCGCTGCGCTGGGCGTGA
- a CDS encoding helix-turn-helix transcriptional regulator, with protein MRDEFPDRRPVRTTSRRLEVLALLQAYPGISAPRLAARLGVTERTARRDVAQLREIGYRIEGEPGREGGYRLGPGRAMPPVPLDADEVAAVAIGLRTAAGVAGLETAAVTALSKLTKLTGAVPARWHTRLAALGKVEAQEGRSPRAADRDVLITVAIACGAGEAIRIKHRARGAAKAVDVLPHRLVALRRNWYLVAATRDALEWRVYALDRIAEAQPLGIRLPVPDPPSDAVAFVTGTLADGPWRHAVRVRVYTSADLVRELVDPSVATVAAGDEGECELRFGTDDLGWAARWLTYLNLDIDVLEPEALADELRALGGWLAERY; from the coding sequence ATGCGGGACGAATTTCCGGACCGGCGCCCGGTGCGCACGACCAGCCGCCGCCTCGAAGTGCTCGCCCTGCTCCAGGCATATCCCGGTATCTCGGCGCCGCGACTCGCGGCGAGGCTCGGGGTCACGGAGCGGACGGCGCGAAGGGACGTCGCCCAGTTGAGGGAGATCGGCTACCGCATCGAAGGCGAGCCCGGCAGGGAGGGCGGTTACCGGCTCGGTCCAGGCCGCGCGATGCCACCGGTTCCGCTCGACGCCGACGAGGTCGCGGCCGTCGCCATCGGACTGCGCACGGCGGCAGGCGTCGCCGGTCTCGAAACCGCGGCAGTGACGGCTCTGTCCAAACTGACCAAGCTCACCGGCGCCGTGCCCGCGCGCTGGCACACCAGGCTCGCCGCGCTCGGCAAGGTGGAGGCGCAGGAAGGGCGCTCGCCGCGCGCGGCCGACCGGGACGTGCTGATCACCGTCGCGATCGCCTGCGGGGCAGGCGAAGCCATCCGGATCAAGCACCGAGCACGCGGTGCCGCCAAGGCCGTCGACGTGCTGCCACACCGGCTGGTCGCGCTGCGCCGGAACTGGTACCTCGTCGCGGCCACGCGCGACGCGCTGGAATGGCGCGTCTACGCGCTCGACCGCATCGCCGAGGCACAGCCGCTCGGCATCCGCCTTCCCGTTCCCGATCCGCCTTCCGACGCCGTCGCGTTCGTGACCGGCACGCTCGCCGACGGGCCGTGGCGGCACGCGGTCAGGGTGCGCGTGTACACCTCGGCCGACCTCGTGCGCGAACTCGTCGACCCCAGCGTCGCGACCGTGGCAGCTGGTGACGAAGGCGAGTGCGAGCTGCGCTTCGGCACCGACGATCTCGGCTGGGCCGCCCGCTGGCTGACCTACCTCAACCTCGACATCGATGTATTGGAACCGGAAGCGCTCGCCGACGAGCTTCGCGCGCTCGGCGGCTGGCTGGCCGAACGGTACTGA
- a CDS encoding RidA family protein, producing the protein MTTSLLRPDGLVESPAFSHVALVPAGATTIYIAGQNAVDGEGTLVGEGDIAVQTRQVMKNLHVALAAAGASVQDLVMMTILFAEGADLGPSYPVAAAELAGAAPPVTVAWVSRLAVPGALVEVNAVAAVKRP; encoded by the coding sequence ATGACGACATCGCTGCTCCGCCCGGATGGGCTGGTCGAATCACCAGCCTTCAGTCACGTCGCGCTCGTGCCCGCCGGTGCGACGACCATCTACATCGCGGGCCAGAACGCCGTCGACGGCGAGGGAACGCTCGTCGGCGAAGGCGACATCGCCGTACAGACTCGGCAGGTGATGAAAAACCTGCACGTCGCGCTGGCAGCGGCAGGCGCGAGCGTTCAAGATCTGGTGATGATGACGATCCTGTTCGCCGAAGGGGCCGACCTCGGACCGTCCTATCCCGTCGCGGCGGCCGAGCTGGCGGGCGCCGCGCCACCCGTGACGGTCGCCTGGGTGTCCCGGCTCGCGGTACCAGGGGCGCTCGTCGAGGTCAACGCGGTCGCCGCCGTGAAGCGCCCATGA
- a CDS encoding SRPBCC domain-containing protein yields MNRHGSRVGLTKDAGWQIGVSKTVHVPVETAWEFLISPEGIAIWLGDGVTVIPERGAGYETTAGVRGETRGFRERDRVRLTWHPPSWTHDTTLQLTVTSAGEGKSRIGVHQERLADAGERELQRKHWKDVIAVIAEALTR; encoded by the coding sequence ATGAACCGGCACGGCTCGCGGGTCGGGCTCACCAAGGACGCCGGGTGGCAGATCGGCGTCTCCAAGACCGTCCACGTCCCCGTCGAAACGGCGTGGGAGTTCCTGATCTCGCCGGAGGGCATCGCGATCTGGCTCGGCGACGGAGTCACCGTGATTCCCGAACGGGGAGCGGGCTACGAGACCACGGCCGGTGTGCGCGGCGAGACCCGCGGCTTTCGGGAACGCGACCGCGTCCGGCTCACCTGGCATCCGCCGAGCTGGACCCACGACACGACGCTGCAACTCACCGTCACCTCGGCAGGTGAGGGGAAGTCCCGCATCGGGGTACACCAGGAACGCCTCGCCGATGCCGGGGAGCGGGAGCTGCAACGCAAGCACTGGAAAGACGTGATCGCCGTGATCGCGGAGGCACTGACCCGCTGA
- a CDS encoding LLM class flavin-dependent oxidoreductase, giving the protein MRIGVVLPPCGADGAASVASQARHAESCGLESVWKGDHLITADPVLDSVVMLTAAATATERIKVGFAVLVLALRPVALVAKQVATLQLLSRERVLLGVGIGDPAHGEAGWRAVGGCLAGRGRRTDAALEVLPSLVTGKSTVVAAEPVRLAPSATMPPLLVGGNSAAAIRRSAWYGDEWFPAFPATKAVAAGARTLSRFADSIGRPVPGITAGVCAALGNVPAATVERQARALSRHGSAKEMRDALAVGKPSKVAERFAAFGEAGADRVVVTPFGGEWYRQVELLGEVVDHFA; this is encoded by the coding sequence ATGCGGATCGGAGTCGTCCTTCCTCCGTGCGGAGCCGACGGCGCGGCTTCGGTCGCTTCGCAGGCCAGGCACGCGGAGAGCTGTGGGCTGGAGTCGGTGTGGAAGGGCGACCATCTGATCACGGCCGACCCCGTGCTCGACAGCGTCGTGATGCTGACCGCCGCCGCCACGGCGACGGAGCGGATCAAGGTCGGCTTCGCAGTGCTCGTACTCGCGTTGCGCCCGGTCGCGCTGGTCGCGAAACAGGTGGCGACCCTGCAATTGCTTTCGCGGGAACGGGTTCTGCTCGGGGTCGGCATCGGCGACCCGGCACACGGGGAAGCGGGATGGCGCGCGGTCGGCGGCTGCCTCGCGGGGAGGGGAAGGCGTACCGACGCCGCGCTCGAAGTGCTGCCGAGCCTCGTCACGGGAAAGTCCACAGTGGTCGCCGCCGAGCCGGTGCGGCTCGCCCCTTCGGCGACCATGCCGCCGCTGCTCGTCGGCGGAAACTCGGCGGCGGCCATCCGCAGGAGCGCATGGTATGGCGACGAGTGGTTCCCCGCGTTCCCTGCGACGAAGGCCGTCGCGGCCGGGGCGCGCACGCTGTCACGGTTCGCCGATTCCATCGGAAGGCCGGTGCCCGGCATCACGGCGGGCGTGTGCGCCGCGCTCGGCAACGTGCCCGCCGCGACCGTGGAAAGGCAGGCCCGCGCGCTTTCCCGGCATGGCAGCGCGAAGGAGATGCGCGACGCGCTCGCGGTCGGCAAGCCGTCGAAGGTGGCCGAACGGTTCGCCGCCTTCGGTGAAGCAGGGGCGGACAGGGTCGTCGTGACACCGTTCGGCGGTGAGTGGTACCGGCAGGTGGAATTGCTTGGCGAGGTCGTGGACCACTTCGCGTGA
- a CDS encoding zinc-binding dehydrogenase produces MKAILLKEHGEPEVLTFAEVPEPELGAGQVRIEVAYANITFVETQFRRSGWGPFSASLPLIPGNGVGGIITGIGEGADPALAGERVVSSLNGTGGYAERVVVDAAAVLPLPPALDLADAVALLADGRTAMMLHAGAGVGRGTRVLVEAAAGGVGSLLVQLARNAGATVVGAVGGAGKFDIVRELGADAVVGYGDAEWPRRVREVCAEVDVVFDAVGGDIGKAAFDLIGEGGRLVTFGAASGSVTEIPEELAAERGVSVGWGLGAPPEEMRQYAKSALALAAEGSLRPVIGQRFPLARAADAHAAMESRSTIGKTLLEVG; encoded by the coding sequence ATGAAAGCCATCTTGCTCAAGGAACACGGTGAACCGGAGGTGCTGACCTTCGCCGAGGTACCGGAGCCCGAACTGGGCGCGGGCCAGGTGCGCATCGAGGTCGCCTACGCCAACATCACCTTCGTCGAGACGCAGTTCCGCAGGAGTGGCTGGGGCCCGTTCTCCGCGTCGTTGCCGCTGATTCCCGGCAACGGGGTCGGTGGCATCATCACCGGAATCGGGGAGGGAGCCGATCCCGCGCTCGCCGGTGAGCGGGTTGTCAGCAGTCTCAACGGAACAGGGGGATACGCCGAGCGGGTCGTCGTCGACGCGGCCGCGGTGCTTCCCTTGCCTCCCGCTCTCGATCTCGCCGACGCGGTCGCGCTACTCGCCGACGGGAGGACGGCGATGATGCTGCATGCCGGTGCGGGGGTCGGAAGGGGAACGAGGGTGCTCGTGGAGGCCGCCGCGGGTGGCGTCGGCAGCCTGCTCGTTCAGTTGGCCCGCAACGCGGGAGCGACCGTTGTCGGCGCGGTCGGCGGCGCGGGGAAGTTCGACATCGTCAGGGAACTGGGTGCCGACGCCGTCGTCGGCTACGGCGACGCGGAATGGCCTCGTCGGGTCCGCGAGGTGTGCGCCGAGGTCGACGTCGTCTTCGACGCCGTCGGTGGGGACATCGGCAAGGCGGCCTTCGACCTGATCGGCGAAGGCGGACGGCTCGTGACCTTCGGCGCGGCGAGTGGTTCCGTCACGGAGATTCCGGAAGAACTGGCCGCCGAGCGTGGCGTCAGCGTCGGCTGGGGACTTGGGGCGCCGCCGGAGGAGATGAGGCAGTACGCGAAGAGCGCGCTCGCCCTGGCCGCGGAGGGCAGCCTGCGGCCGGTGATCGGCCAGCGGTTCCCGCTCGCGAGGGCCGCCGATGCCCACGCTGCCATGGAATCCCGGTCGACGATCGGGAAGACCCTGCTTGAGGTCGGCTGA
- the ald gene encoding alanine dehydrogenase — protein MRIAVPREIKKHEYRVALTPAGVHELAQRGHEVFIETGAGAGSAISDEQYLAAGAKILPSAVETWAEGELVLKVKEPVADEYPMLTSGQVLFTYLHLAADRALTDALLRAGTTSIAYETVQSANGSLPLLAPMSEVAGRLAPQVGAYSLMKPSGGRGVLPGGVPGVHPARVVVIGGGVAGLNAARIALGLGSDVEVLDTNVDRLREIDTAFAGRIRTVTSNALSLDEAVAEADLVIGAVLIAGAKAPKLVSNELVSRMRPGSVLVDISIDQGGCFADSRPTTHDEPTYLVHDSVFYCVANMPGAVPRTSTYALTNVTLPYALRLADRGWRTALRDDPALAKGLNTHEGALTNAAVGTAHELPSTTVEL, from the coding sequence GTGCGCATCGCCGTCCCCCGAGAGATCAAGAAACACGAGTACCGCGTGGCGCTGACCCCGGCGGGAGTGCACGAACTGGCCCAGCGGGGACACGAAGTCTTCATCGAAACCGGAGCCGGAGCCGGTTCCGCGATCAGCGACGAGCAGTACCTCGCCGCCGGCGCGAAGATCCTCCCTTCCGCCGTGGAAACGTGGGCCGAAGGCGAGCTGGTGCTCAAGGTCAAGGAGCCCGTCGCCGACGAATACCCGATGCTCACCTCGGGCCAGGTGCTGTTCACCTACCTGCACCTCGCGGCGGACAGGGCCCTCACCGACGCGCTGCTGAGGGCGGGCACCACGTCCATCGCCTACGAGACCGTGCAGTCGGCGAACGGCTCACTGCCGCTGCTCGCGCCGATGTCCGAGGTCGCGGGAAGGCTCGCCCCACAGGTCGGCGCGTACTCGCTGATGAAGCCGAGCGGCGGAAGGGGAGTACTTCCCGGCGGAGTGCCCGGCGTACATCCCGCGCGCGTCGTCGTGATCGGCGGCGGGGTCGCCGGTCTGAACGCGGCGCGGATCGCGCTGGGGCTCGGCTCCGACGTCGAGGTACTCGACACCAACGTCGACCGGCTGCGCGAGATCGACACCGCCTTCGCCGGCCGGATCCGCACCGTCACCTCGAACGCGCTCTCCCTCGACGAGGCGGTCGCCGAGGCCGACCTGGTGATCGGGGCGGTCCTCATCGCGGGCGCGAAGGCCCCGAAACTGGTGTCCAACGAGCTGGTCTCGCGGATGCGCCCGGGAAGCGTCCTTGTCGACATCTCCATCGACCAGGGAGGCTGCTTCGCCGACTCGCGGCCGACCACCCACGACGAGCCGACCTACCTGGTTCACGATTCCGTCTTCTACTGCGTCGCCAACATGCCGGGCGCGGTACCCCGCACCTCGACGTATGCCTTGACCAATGTCACATTGCCCTACGCGCTCCGGCTCGCCGATCGCGGCTGGCGCACCGCGCTTCGGGACGATCCCGCTCTGGCCAAGGGGCTCAACACACACGAGGGCGCCCTCACCAACGCCGCGGTCGGAACGGCACACGAGTTGCCGTCCACCACGGTGGAACTATAG
- a CDS encoding ABC transporter ATP-binding protein, translated as MHDGSGRIAVHDLTKQFGPVAAVQNLSFTVEPGTVTGFLGPNGAGKTTTLRMLLGLVTPTAGTATINGRPHDQLGNPGRVVGAVLENEGFHPKRTARNHLRVYAAAIGVPDQRVEEVLNLVGLGTAGDRKAGGFSLGMRQRLALATALLGDPQVLVLDEPANGLDPEGIAWLRTFLRSYASQGRTVLVSSHLLSEVEQTIDQVVIISAGMTRYYGPLEQLRASQRSRVLVQSADANGLVTALQGAGLTQVEPTQDGRVAVSGATVQQIGDISAKASIAVYGMEEEKADLEKLFFQLTSPQYGATTPPAYGQQPPGGFGGGYPGQGGYPQQQPYQGAQQQYQTPPGGYQQAGQQQQGWGGPQ; from the coding sequence ATGCACGACGGCAGCGGCCGCATCGCGGTGCACGACCTCACCAAACAGTTCGGACCCGTCGCGGCGGTACAGAATCTGAGCTTCACCGTCGAACCGGGCACGGTCACCGGATTCCTGGGTCCGAACGGGGCAGGCAAGACGACGACGCTGCGGATGCTGCTTGGTTTGGTCACCCCCACCGCGGGCACGGCGACGATCAACGGCAGACCACACGACCAGCTCGGCAATCCGGGCAGAGTCGTCGGCGCCGTGCTGGAGAACGAGGGATTCCACCCCAAGCGCACGGCTCGCAATCACCTGCGGGTGTACGCGGCGGCGATCGGGGTTCCAGACCAGCGGGTCGAGGAGGTGCTGAACCTCGTCGGGCTCGGCACGGCAGGCGACCGGAAGGCGGGCGGCTTCTCGCTCGGCATGCGGCAGCGGCTCGCGCTGGCGACCGCATTGCTCGGCGACCCGCAGGTACTGGTGCTCGACGAGCCCGCGAACGGCCTCGACCCCGAGGGCATCGCGTGGCTGCGGACGTTCCTTCGCTCGTACGCGAGCCAGGGGCGCACCGTGCTCGTTTCGAGCCACCTGCTCTCCGAGGTCGAGCAGACGATCGACCAGGTCGTCATCATCAGCGCGGGCATGACGCGGTACTACGGCCCGCTCGAACAGCTCAGGGCGAGCCAGCGCTCGCGGGTGCTCGTGCAGTCCGCCGACGCGAACGGCCTCGTGACGGCGCTGCAAGGCGCCGGACTCACCCAGGTCGAGCCGACCCAGGACGGAAGGGTCGCGGTCAGTGGCGCGACCGTCCAGCAGATCGGTGACATCTCCGCCAAGGCAAGCATCGCGGTGTACGGCATGGAAGAAGAGAAGGCGGACCTGGAGAAGCTGTTCTTCCAGCTCACCAGCCCGCAGTACGGCGCGACGACGCCTCCGGCCTACGGCCAGCAGCCTCCAGGCGGATTCGGCGGTGGATATCCCGGCCAAGGCGGTTACCCGCAGCAGCAGCCGTACCAGGGCGCGCAACAGCAGTACCAGACACCACCCGGCGGCTACCAGCAGGCGGGACAGCAGCAGCAGGGCTGGGGAGGTCCGCAGTAA
- a CDS encoding ABC transporter permease, which yields MGRLIKAEIRKTLSTKSWWGLMIPAVVFSFLFAMIWGFIVGDINDYLGGSDARQLASLLGVELGNLPVGLLALGHGVNIGTLFPVIFGVYALAGEYAKKTITTTFLTAPNRGAALTAKMITYIGWGAIYGVIIVGSASLGTVLTVDEVGIPSAGEWMAVLGGGVLATILATLFGIGVGAVWKSVVGATITLTIWMLVVENVLVFAAFGWLEVRWLGGVLPNGTLNGIVGAIGAEAFGAAGVTVPGDLNEDLQWLLQFTAGAPGAFSWWAAALIFFAWTMVFFLSGWAANKRRDIT from the coding sequence ATGGGCAGGCTCATCAAGGCGGAAATTCGCAAGACGCTCAGTACGAAGAGCTGGTGGGGACTCATGATCCCCGCCGTCGTCTTCTCGTTCCTCTTCGCGATGATCTGGGGCTTCATCGTCGGGGACATCAACGACTACCTCGGCGGCTCCGACGCCCGCCAACTGGCTTCGCTTCTGGGTGTCGAGCTCGGCAACCTCCCCGTCGGCCTGCTTGCGCTTGGCCACGGGGTGAACATCGGAACGCTCTTCCCCGTCATCTTCGGTGTGTACGCGCTGGCGGGTGAGTACGCGAAGAAGACGATCACGACGACGTTCCTCACGGCGCCCAACCGCGGTGCCGCGCTCACCGCGAAGATGATCACCTACATCGGCTGGGGCGCGATCTACGGCGTCATCATCGTCGGCTCCGCCAGCCTCGGCACGGTGCTGACCGTCGACGAGGTGGGAATACCCTCCGCGGGCGAGTGGATGGCCGTGCTCGGCGGAGGTGTGCTCGCCACGATCCTGGCGACGCTGTTCGGCATCGGTGTCGGTGCCGTGTGGAAGAGTGTTGTCGGAGCGACGATCACACTGACCATCTGGATGCTGGTCGTGGAAAACGTGCTGGTGTTCGCCGCGTTCGGCTGGCTTGAGGTCCGCTGGCTCGGAGGGGTGCTGCCCAACGGCACGCTCAACGGAATCGTGGGTGCCATCGGTGCCGAGGCGTTCGGCGCGGCGGGGGTCACCGTTCCCGGCGATCTCAACGAGGACCTCCAGTGGTTGCTCCAGTTCACCGCGGGTGCGCCCGGCGCATTCTCGTGGTGGGCGGCGGCGTTGATCTTCTTCGCCTGGACCATGGTGTTCTTCCTCAGCGGATGGGCGGCCAACAAGCGCAGGGACATTACGTAA